The Alteribacter populi genomic sequence GCTTATTTCAGCTGAAGCGGCCAAACCGATCCGCACGGCCAGAGAAGAAGTGGCACGTACGATTCAGACGTATCGGTTTGCAGCTCAAGAAGCACGGCAGCTTCATGGCGAGACGCTGCCGATGGATGCAGCACCAGGCGGGGAAAACCGGATTGGCTATACAGTACGTGAGCCTTTAGGGGTAATTGGTGCGATAACACCGTTTAATTTTCCAATGAACCTCGTTGCTCACAAGGTTGGCCCTGCGATTGCATCTGGAAATACAATTGTATTGAAACCAGCTTCACAAACACCGCTGTCTGCTTATTTTTTAGCCGAATTATTAGCAGAGGCCGGTTTGCCAGCAGGGGCATTGAATGTGGTGACTGGAAGCGGGAAAGTAGTAGGAGACCGGATTGTCCAGGATGATCGTGTGAAAATGATCACGTTTACCGGAAGTCCTGAAGTCGGGATTGGCATTAGAAATAAGTCGGGGTTAAAAAAAGTAACGCTCGAGCTTGGGTCTAATTCAGCGCTCATCGTCGATAAGGATGTAAGTGTGGAATCGATCGTGAATCGTTGTGTCAAAGGGGCGTTTGCTTTCCAAGGTCAGGTCTGTATTTCATTGCAACGGATTTATGTCCATGAAGAGGTTTACGAATCTTTTGTGGAACAGTTTGTAAAAGCGACGCAAGCTCTTCAGATTGGGGATCCGGCCAACGAAGCTACTGATGTTTCCGCGGTCATTTCAGAAGGAGATGCGACTCGTGTGGTCGATTGGGTTCGTGAAGCTGAACAGTCTGGGGCAACGATGACTTGCGGAGGCAACCGTGACGGAAGTGTTGTCCAGCCGACAGTTTTGTTGAACGTAGACCCTAAGACGAAGGTTTCGTGCCAAGAAGTGTTTGGCCCTGTTGTCATGATCAACCGTGTTTCTTCTATAGAAGAAGGGATCGAACATGTGAATGATTCGCGGTTCGGACTTCAAGCTGGCATTTACACAAACGATATTCACGGTGCGATGGATGCAGCAGCGAAACTAGAAGTCGGTGGGGTAATGATTAATGATATCCCTACGTTCAGAGTGGACCATATGCCTTATGGAGGTGTGAAAGAA encodes the following:
- a CDS encoding aldehyde dehydrogenase family protein, whose product is MKLYIDGSWEEAHDSVQLASPYDGRVIAEVPVASEAEVERAIDAATRARKAMAAMPAHARGAVLDRLVQLLEERKEEAAQLISAEAAKPIRTAREEVARTIQTYRFAAQEARQLHGETLPMDAAPGGENRIGYTVREPLGVIGAITPFNFPMNLVAHKVGPAIASGNTIVLKPASQTPLSAYFLAELLAEAGLPAGALNVVTGSGKVVGDRIVQDDRVKMITFTGSPEVGIGIRNKSGLKKVTLELGSNSALIVDKDVSVESIVNRCVKGAFAFQGQVCISLQRIYVHEEVYESFVEQFVKATQALQIGDPANEATDVSAVISEGDATRVVDWVREAEQSGATMTCGGNRDGSVVQPTVLLNVDPKTKVSCQEVFGPVVMINRVSSIEEGIEHVNDSRFGLQAGIYTNDIHGAMDAAAKLEVGGVMINDIPTFRVDHMPYGGVKESGTGREGIKYALEEMTELKLVVINRNREGGK